TGAAAGCTATTACCGTGTCATGGTTAATTCACTACTTAGTAAAAAATGTCCAAAATTTAATCAAAACAACAAACTATGTCTAGCAAACAATATAAAGTACCATATAACTAAGCACCTaaaacaaataagaatttgtaatGTCCAACAAAGAAGCTAGAAAATCGATCAAAACCAACAAAACAAGAGCGAGATAAACTACTAACAGATCATAATTTGTTTTCGGCAACAAATCGATTGAACATTCAAGCAACATCAGATTTAAACGATAGAGTAGCAACTAAAATTTCCTCAAACCTCCTCAAACCAACCATGCATCCACAGAACGACAAgttaatcacaaaattcattacTCAACCTTCCAAAAACTCGCAAAATAGATACGAAACTGCTAAAATTAACAATGAAATAAAAATTACCAATGAAATAAGAGGTTTATGCTCAGAAACCTAGGTATTATGATCATCATTTCGTAATAAGTATTTCTTCACAAAGTTAGGTTACATAAAATCTATCATAACTAACAGTgaacaataacaatgaaaatcAAGTTCGGCCATAATCGAGCACAATAGGAGCGCATAGAAATTGATGGAACTCTAgtgaagaaaaatagtaaaacaaGAGCGGAACTCAGtaattaaactaataaaataagTTGATGACCAAAATTTGACAAACTAAgcaataaaaatcaaaatccaGGTAGTATATAGTAAATAAACTAAACGAACATACGAAGAAGCGGCGAAATTGatcaaaacctgcaaaacaagaGCGAAAATCAGTAATTAAACTAGTTGATCGaaaatttaacaaattaaataagtTAATCGAAAATTAGTGTGATGGATGCAGAATGAAATTTGGATGAATATAGAGGATAATTAGTTGATCGAAATTACCTAGATCCAAAAAAAAATTGGATGATTATGGCGATAAAAATTTGAGTGATAAAATGGCGATCGAAAATTTGACTGAATTGAAGAGAAAGAAAGTGAAGAGTGGAAATGTACGTAGTAAATGAGTAAGTATGAGGGGAAATGGCAGTTgttagataataataataataataataataataataataataataataataataataataataataataataataataataataataataataataataataataataataataataataataataataataataataataatattaataacaacaacaacaacaacaacaacaacaacaataataataataacaataataataataacaataacaataacaatatggGCAAAGTTATAACTTTGAACTTCTGGCCAAAGTTATAATATGGGCATATCTCtcatctttataaaataaatattttggaacTTCAGATCCAAAATTATATTATATGTCCTATTTTAAAACTTGCTGACCGATTATATGGAACTTTAAGTTCAGTTATATATTCATTATAAAACCACGAATAAATCAACGTAATTTAACTCATTACTGTTAATTCATTATAAATATTAAGAAGATAACCAACAATTAAAATATGATTATGAATGTATACGTACTTAATTACTCATCATCACAAAAGTTGTGAAAACATAGATGAACTTCTTAGTTGTTTAATTTACCTTCCATCCAGTAAAGTGGTGATTTTTAacaatataaaaaaaaacaaagaattaACGTAGTATACTCCATATTACGTAGTGTATAAATTTAACCTAAACCGCCAACTTGAACTTTAGTCAGGGGCGAGGGCGTTAATTTGGCGGAAATTAATCATACCTTTATAACTATAAGGAAACATGCAAATCCAATCTTATAACATCCAAATATAATACTCCGTAGGAAATTAATCATGCCTTTATATGTCTCAATAAAAAAATTATGTTGTACTATAACGTAGACGTACTTTGATTAGCGGAATAAAAGACTTAGGTCTGATATGAACCTCCTGATTATCAGATCTTAATAATATATATGACAAACTAAGACTATTAATTCCTTTCGCTCAGTCGGTCAAGACtcgtgttgtgaaataaagacaagagataattatagagagaaggtagagagaagAAAAGTGAGACAAAACTATATTCTCATTCATTATAAagggtatatatatacaatacaatgggaaatagtttccatatgataatatattctaaagtattctaagatatggacattcCATATAATATCCTTacaataatatttcataacaaaaCCCCAATTGTTAATAGGCCTTCAATCAGTTTAGACGCAGCCAAGTAAAACAGTAGAATagttaggagtagattagaatactCTATATAATTTTCTCccataattaatttaatttagtcTTTAATTCCACTagtaaaaaatatttttttgcgGCGTCATAATAAAGCCTTATTGCGGCGTTTTTGCTGTAGCATCAAATAAAGGGGCCGCAAATAGAAAAGTTATTTGCagcgtttttaaaaaaaaaaagcagcAAATGAGATTATCTATTTGCGGGTTTTTTTCAAAAAAACGCcgcaaatagaaaaaaaaaacttttttttttttacaaaaaatatCAGAACTGAACTAATGATTTAAATACTATTAACTCTCAAATATATTTTTCCATAAGACAATCTTacataatttttataaatattCTAAATTTATACATCAAATAGAAATAAAACTAATATAGTACTCAAAAACTAATTACAAGGCACTAAATTTGGGCGATGGACTTGCGAATGAAGTGGCTGCTATAGCCAATGAAATTAGTTGAGTGAAACCCGTAAGTCTGCCCAAACAACTTGAGCCTCTGCTTGTTGAAGAGATGACCCATTTTACACCCCTGGCAAGCCACGACCAATAACAAATACCTGCATCACATTTAAATTATCTCAAGGTATATTTTGAGAGGCTAGTTCCCATAGAACATCACACTGAAAATCTTTGTCAAACACATGATAGCTGACACAAATACTTGTCCATTTCAAAGAAAATATGAAGACATCATAGCCCATACAAAGTCCAAATGCAATACAAAAAATCTGTTTTGTTAAGGAacaaatgaagaagaatggaggGAGCCTAGCATGGAATAATACAGGCTATATAGTAAATGATTGGCATGAGAATGCTAATTGCAGCATATGTGAAAAAGAGGAACAATTACTCGTTCTTTGAATGTGAGTATAGCAGGAACGTACTAAATATTCTTGAGAGTTGGCTGGGAATAATGTTGTAGAAGCGTAACATCTTGGTGGTGTGAGCAATAAACTTATACGGAGTactatttaaaataaataaataaaaactaagTTTGACAAGCTTATTTCACCATGTCATGCACGTTAGAAGCACCAAGTACTTATGTATGAACGTTTGGTTGATCCTCAGATCGCAATTCCGTAGAAGTATatatttaagttttttttttttttttttgttgaaatgtaAGATTTCATTAAGCACAAACTTAGGTAATACAACCTAACAGTTTTACAAACTAAGCCAATTTGATAGAGACATGCCTCTATTTACATACTTCAATACTTTTTAACCATTGCCTATCAAGCATATCCAATTGGTTCTGAAAAGTACAAATTCTCATCTTAGTAACATTCCTAGCCGACCTAACCACCTCAGCAGGCTTGACCAGGGAGTGCTCCACCCTTGCTCTATTCCTTTGCAACCAAATGAAGTAGAAACAAGCCATAAAAGCACAAAGTAGAACTCCTCTTCTATACTTAGACCATTTCTGCAGCCAAATCAATCTAAGTATATCAGTAGATGGAAGGGCAACATGGCACAAACGAGCCATTTCTAACAATATAGTTCTGCTAT
The Silene latifolia isolate original U9 population chromosome 11, ASM4854445v1, whole genome shotgun sequence genome window above contains:
- the LOC141614252 gene encoding uncharacterized protein LOC141614252 encodes the protein MLRVKYHPVDWHSIVWNKMAIPKHKFICWLIAREALQVKSKLFGLGIAPDDDCLLYGSAAETHLHLFQQCPYSRTILLEMARLCHVALPSTDILRLIWLQKWSKYRRGVLLCAFMACFYFIWLQRNRARVEHSLVKPAEVVRSARNVTKMRICTFQNQLDMLDRQWLKSIEVCK